Proteins encoded in a region of the Neodiprion virginianus isolate iyNeoVirg1 chromosome 2, iyNeoVirg1.1, whole genome shotgun sequence genome:
- the LOC124298980 gene encoding uncharacterized protein LOC124298980 isoform X1 produces MADRGGEKGRASRASSTSSLGREVRCGCQFYQSDSLLPERKAMIGRPSSRTAMQTPPPMVSGHTVQGARCEHEYEPIGTPALVMARSNASTPGTTAPVVRINDTDVVHVADSDESIDAQERRLYTSNKLVLDGDVVVPLDGEIEDNAMQARELGDNGDTSEDQETPQQLQDRLEERFLNAATPCTESRTDAEINTSQVDSSALEELPLRRGARGFPQRLRSQAGKLRSRLRGIQRPSFSLPERQKTDNKTKTTKVEKPKVAKPKSEKSRFSLPDRPKFSMPERPKFNFPDRAKFSMPERPKFNIKRPNINLPTLGRVRKPLKERQNSSESNSSAKRNIFDFSTYPRLFDKKSKNRGEYATSSPKASRGQSPEVATVPRVKKKAPIGARWVQKFSDLKFADDEPESAVERSKPWRHPSIEEPQVAFRREATESRERLPWEESDDRSIEPPAPPLPLPDEIADEESREERANRDREEDEDVDYEEDSADIENRRIIVALPLGHGLLPSPEEELAAHVVEEVPDPRLYPRGLRGDSLDEEMRRRGAKEKWQHESDEEMTGERAEKEVVGERDPYGHDEYSGEMVPGDSYGRGFMPIDPPMKYVLEREQTPEDSSMRSDREQQSSGSSCDRRRRGVLEEIDSDEFFLRAKGISQDDMNLGRFLASEIRDAFRPTPNALADQELDLRPPTRPVRTRSLRKKRWDETPPPESHNATPPARPKRDRRRSEDSVRVEEYESYLPEKAGSVSGSRHRVMYQTEAVPRAAEPLDDIVVVKPARRKSRSVARSCSDLGSDALPPLPTPPTPPVAPRRRKRGRRNFGANGNGPYLNGHGPTTTICNGHRRDVEWSEGIDYPPEVSNEPENLNREQLQTLVNRLDHEYIEPAPIAPKRRSRSRGTSVADDDRTSRGAESLPEVSYLDEEDAAGQETDSRDLPGYAVVDKREKPPRPPPPRRRREKFATSPRTPPTTAIPTVPVRPTRAYSTLGPAARRRSPSEDRSVNQMDVTPYTELDSDDPDCNELQSGQVLNKIQGRPLPAPPRPPRSRRDAPDQASTISNGLGEVAASTQTDPLPDDVVIEEEVTRARLVMTPSRAGSQILVSTERVATPTFGRNSPAVPPLPQSVHSERFVEPSEEAETGTPDPRGSEERPDRPVTPARPASSLLLQHDDRIRIASLEVGDLKVERLNVSQLEAHKISASEVDAIVISASEMSNNSNTSNAEDSGIHPSLLRELIAIRSHLEQAALARQGREPTPESSRVQTIDEKVKDQPLSAVDELIEALKKSDHSDEGTEIMEESERIDEQVETNDEKTLFEALKPIEEDQSISKTETVQEVSQRDERKTEVTEDTKVFNKSPASVDIMAVKPDDKTPEKVPEVESTSDSVSTVKTASVESALSPPIIENLEPAKASAPPNISEPNTVSSLNTDQEEIRIQGQSSLRDESKCEKRKCPRSRSSSPTIDGKKAVRQTASPVKSLPPLISVTPDTPDPVPSPVPEIQAQPQRATVSYTQSIDEEVSLRQQVAGVTQFVAFPTSQIPANFFSLASPIDSRYESEPSIMDMTQQLLRALRLAGTRAMRHFVGYVASRVSTEDRGEKIKEIELAICALLLLIAGLLILCFGSPRTVTHHHHWDYFNPPQ; encoded by the exons ATGGCTGACCGCGGTGGGGAGAAGGGCCGCGCCTCGAGGGCCTCGTCGACCTCGAGTTTGGGCCGCGAAGTGCGTTGCGGCTGTCAGTTTTACCAGAGCGATTCTTTGCTCCCTGAACGGAAGGCGATGATAGGCCGACCGTCCTCGAGGACAGCGATGCAGACACCACCGCCGATGGTTTCCGGTCATACGGTCCAGGGAGCCAGATG CGAGCACGAATACGAGCCGATCGGGACTCCGGCGTTGGTGATGGCCCGGAGCAACGCCAGCACACCTGGAACCACTGCACCGGTGGTGCGGATCAACGACACGGACGTCGTACACGTCGCTGATAGCGACGAGAGCATCGACGCCCAGGAACGAAGACTTTACACCTCGAACAAGCTGGTCCTCGACGGGGACGTCGTCGTGCCGCTCGACGGCGAAATCGAGGACAACGCGATGCAGGCACGAGAACTCGGCGACAACGGCGACACGTCCGAGGACCAGGAGACACCCCAACAGCTCCAGGATCGTCTCGAGGAGCGTTTCCTAAACGCAGCAACACCCTGCACCGAGTCCAGAACGGATGCTGAGATCAATACGAGTCAG GTGGATTCATCGGCCCTGGAGGAGCTTCCGCTCCGTCGCGGCGCTCGGGGATTTCCCCAGCGGTTGCGTTCTCAGGCAGGAAAGCTGCGCTCCCGTCTGCGAGGAATACAGCGGCCGAGTTTCTCGTTGCCGGAACGACAAAAAACAGATAACAAGACGAAAACGACAAAAGTTGAAAAGCCGAAGGTGGCGAAGCCGAAGAGTGAAAAATCGCGGTTCTCGCTACCGGACAGACCAAAGTTCTCGATGCCGGAACGGCCGAAATTCAACTTTCCAGACCGGGCGAAATTCTCGATGCCCGAGCGGCCAAAGTTCAACATAAAACGGCCAAACATAAACCTGCCAACTCTGGGCCGCGTCCGGAAGCCACTGAAGGAGCGACAGAACTCGAGCGAATCAAACTCCAGCGCAAAACGCAACATATTCGACTTTTCAACGTATCCAAGACTCTTCGACAAGAAGTCGAAGAACCGGGGCGAGTACGCGACGTCATCGCCGAAAGCGTCACGCGGCCAATCGCCCGAAGTCGCGACCGTTCCCCGGGTCAAGAAGAAGGCGCCGATCGGCGCAAGGTGGGTGCAAAAATTCTCGGACCTAAAATTCGCGGACGATGAACCGGAGAGTGCGGTTGAGCGTTCGAAGCCCTGGCGCCATCCCTCGATAGAGGAACCTCAAGTCGCTTTTCGACGCGAGGCGACCGAATCCAGAGAGCGACTGCCCTGGGAGGAATCCGACGACCGTTCAATCGAGCCGCCGGCACCGCCGCTTCCACTTCCCGACGAAATAGCGGACGAAGAATCCCGCGAAGAACGCGCCAACCGGGACCGAGAAGAGGACGAGGACGTCGACTACGAGGAGGACTCCGCGGACATCGAGAACCGACGAATAATAGTCGCACTTCCGCTGGGTCACGGCTTGCTACCTAGTCCCGAAGAGGAGCTGGCAGCTCACGTCGTCGAGGAGGTTCCGGACCCGAGGCTCTATCCTCGTGGACTGCGTGGCGACTCTTTGGATGAGGAGATGCGAAGGCGGGGGGCGAAGGAAAAGTGGCAACACGAATCGGACGAGGAGATGACTGGGGAGCGAGCGGAGAAAGAGGTGGTCGGGGAACGGGATCCTTACGGGCACGATGAATACTCCGGGGAAATGGTACCGGGAGACAGTTACGGCCGTGGGTTTATGCCGATTGATCCACCGATGAAGTACGTTTTGGAGCGGGAGCAGACGCCGGAGGATTCGAGCATGAGGTCGGACCGGGAACAGCAGTCCAGTGGAAGTTCGTGTGACCGTCGACGCCGCGGTGTCCTCGAAGAGATAGACTCGGACGAGTTCTTCCTCCGCGCCAAGGGGATAAGTCAGGACGACATGAACCTGGGCCGGTTTCTGGCTAGCGAAATCCGTGACGCATTCAGGCCGACGCCAAACGCCCTTGCAGATCAGGAACTGGACCTCCGTCCGCCGACGCGTCCCGTCCGAACCCGGTCCCTCAGGAAGAAACGGTGGGACGAAACGCCACCCCCGGAATCGCACAATGCAACGCCACCGGCCCGTCCAAAGAGGGACAGACGACGCAGCGAGGACTCCGTCAGGGTCGAGGAATACGAGAGCTATTTGCCAGAGAAAGCTGGGAGCGTTTCCGGGTCTCGACACCGCGTCATGTATCAGACTGAAGCTGTTCCCCGAGCCGCTGAACCTCTGGATGATATCGTGGTCGTCAAGCCGGCTCGCAGGAAGTCCAGGTCCGTTGCCAGGAGCTGCTCGGATTTAGGATCTGACGCTCTTCCGCCACTTCCTACGCCCCCCACGCCTCCTGTTGCACCCAGGCGCCGGAAACGCGGCCGTCGTAATTTCGGCGCCAATGGAAACGGGCCGTACCTTAACGGGCACGGACCAACAACCACCATCTGCAACGGACATCGTCGGGACGTCGAGTGGTCAGAGGGAATCGACTATCCCCCTGAG GTTTCTAACGAGCCCGAAAACTTGAACCGCGAACAATTGCAGACCTTGGTGAACCGTCTGGATCACGAGTACATAGAGCCAGCTCCGATCGCGCCAAAGCGTAGGTCAAGGTCGCGGGGAACCTCGGTGGCAGACGACGACAGAACATCGAGAGGAGCTGAGTCGCTACCAGAGGTGAGCTACCTCGACGAGGAGGACGCAGCGGGTCAGGAGACGGACTCGCGTGATCTTCCGGGTTACGCTGTTGTCGACAAACGGGAAAAGCCCCCGAGACCACCGCCGCCGAGAAGACGTCGCGAAAAGTTCGCAACGTCGCCAAGAACCCCACCGACAACGGCGATTCCAACAGTGCCAGTGAGGCCCACCCGTGCCTACAGCACTTTGGGACCAGCAGCGAGACGGCGGTCACCCTCCGAGGACAGGTCGGTGAACCAGATGGACGTTACGCCGTACACAGAGCTCGACTCCGACGACCCGGACTGCAACGAGCTGCAGAGCGGTCAAGTCCTCAACAAGATTCAAGGCCGGCCACTTCCCGCTCCGCCAAGACCGCCCAGATCGCGTCGCGATGCTCCGGATCAGGCCAGCACAATCTCGAATGGCCTCGGCGAGGTTGCCGCGTCCACCCAGACAGACCCGCTGCCCGACGACGTGGTGATAGAGGAAGAGGTGACCAGGGCGAGACTCGTTATGACACCGTCGCGGGCTGGATCTCAGATCTTGGTTTCCACCGAGCGTGTCGCGACACCGACTTTCGGGAGAAATTCACCTGCTGTGCCACCATTGCCACAGTCAGTTCACTCCGAGAGGTTCGTCGAGCCGTCTGAAGAGGCCGAGACCGGAACGCCGGATCCTCGCGGATCCGAGGAGCGACCGGACAGACCGGTTACTCCGGCTAGACCCGCGAGTTCGCTCCTTCTTCAGCACGACGACAGGATCAGGATCGCAAGTCTGGAGGTAGGAGACCTTAAGGTGGAACGGCTGAATGTAAGTCAGCTTGAGGCCCACAAAATATCGGCATCTGAAGTAGATGCGATCGTTATTTCCGCCTCGGAGATgtcgaataattcgaatacGTCCAACGCGGAGGACAGTGGAATCCATCCGTCGCTACTCAGGGAGTTGATTGCGATCAGGAGTCACCTCGAACAAGCCGCTTTGGCTCGTCAGGGACGCGAGCCGACTCCTGAAAGTTCGCGGGTCCAGACTATCGACGAGAAGGTAAAAGACCAGCCTTTGTCCGCAGTCGACGAACTCATTGAGGCATTGAAGAAGTCTGACCACAGCGATGAGGGAACTGAAATCATggaagagagtgagagaattGATGAACAGGTTGAAActaatgatgaaaaaacattATTCGAAGCGCTTAAACCCATTGAGGAGGATCAGTCGATAAGTAAAACTGAAACTGTTCAGGAAGTTAGTCAGCGAGACGAGAGAAAGACGGAGGTTACAGAAGACACCAAGGTTTTCAACAAATCACCCGCATCCGTAGATATCATGGCGGTAAAACCCGATGATAAGACTCCCGAAAAAGTCCCCGAAGTTGAAAGCACCAGCGACTCGGTATCTACAGTAAAAACTGCAAGTGTTGAATCAGCTCTGTCACCACCGATTATCGAAAATCTTGAACCGGCCAAGGCTTCCGCACCGCCGAATATTTCCGAACCTAATACAGTATCCAGCTTGAACACTGACCAAGAAGAGATTCGGATTCAAGGCCAATCCTCTCTCAGAGACGAGAGCAAATGTGAAAAACGTAAGTGTCCGAGATCGAGGTCGTCCTCCCCGACGATAGACGGAAAAAAAGCTGTGAGGCAGACGGCTTCTCCAGTGAAATCGCTACCGCCGTTGATCTCGGTGACACCTGACACACCCGATCCAGTTCCTAGCCCAGTACCAGAAATCCAGGCACAGCCGCAGCGCGCAACTGTGTCTTACACTCAAAGCATAGACGAGGAGGTCTCTCTGAGGCAGCAGGTTGCCGGAGTCACACAGTTCGTGGCGTTCCCAACATCCCAAATTCCAGCAAACTTCTTCTCCCTAGCATCCCCGATCGACTCAAGGTATGAGTCTGAACCGAGTATAATGGACATGACCCAGCAGCTACTGAGGGCTCTTAGATTGGCTGGTACCAGAGCAATGAGGCATTTCGTTGGCTATGTCGCCTCCAGAGTAAGCACTGAAGACCGTGGCGAAAAGATCAAGGAAATTGAACTTGCAATATGCGCGCTGCTGCTATTGATAGCTGGCCTCCTCATTTTATGTTTTGGGTCACCGAGAACCGTGACGCATCATCATCATTGGGATTACTTCAACCCTCCGCAATGA
- the LOC124298980 gene encoding titin isoform X3 — translation MVDSSALEELPLRRGARGFPQRLRSQAGKLRSRLRGIQRPSFSLPERQKTDNKTKTTKVEKPKVAKPKSEKSRFSLPDRPKFSMPERPKFNFPDRAKFSMPERPKFNIKRPNINLPTLGRVRKPLKERQNSSESNSSAKRNIFDFSTYPRLFDKKSKNRGEYATSSPKASRGQSPEVATVPRVKKKAPIGARWVQKFSDLKFADDEPESAVERSKPWRHPSIEEPQVAFRREATESRERLPWEESDDRSIEPPAPPLPLPDEIADEESREERANRDREEDEDVDYEEDSADIENRRIIVALPLGHGLLPSPEEELAAHVVEEVPDPRLYPRGLRGDSLDEEMRRRGAKEKWQHESDEEMTGERAEKEVVGERDPYGHDEYSGEMVPGDSYGRGFMPIDPPMKYVLEREQTPEDSSMRSDREQQSSGSSCDRRRRGVLEEIDSDEFFLRAKGISQDDMNLGRFLASEIRDAFRPTPNALADQELDLRPPTRPVRTRSLRKKRWDETPPPESHNATPPARPKRDRRRSEDSVRVEEYESYLPEKAGSVSGSRHRVMYQTEAVPRAAEPLDDIVVVKPARRKSRSVARSCSDLGSDALPPLPTPPTPPVAPRRRKRGRRNFGANGNGPYLNGHGPTTTICNGHRRDVEWSEGIDYPPEVSNEPENLNREQLQTLVNRLDHEYIEPAPIAPKRRSRSRGTSVADDDRTSRGAESLPEVSYLDEEDAAGQETDSRDLPGYAVVDKREKPPRPPPPRRRREKFATSPRTPPTTAIPTVPVRPTRAYSTLGPAARRRSPSEDRSVNQMDVTPYTELDSDDPDCNELQSGQVLNKIQGRPLPAPPRPPRSRRDAPDQASTISNGLGEVAASTQTDPLPDDVVIEEEVTRARLVMTPSRAGSQILVSTERVATPTFGRNSPAVPPLPQSVHSERFVEPSEEAETGTPDPRGSEERPDRPVTPARPASSLLLQHDDRIRIASLEVGDLKVERLNVSQLEAHKISASEVDAIVISASEMSNNSNTSNAEDSGIHPSLLRELIAIRSHLEQAALARQGREPTPESSRVQTIDEKVKDQPLSAVDELIEALKKSDHSDEGTEIMEESERIDEQVETNDEKTLFEALKPIEEDQSISKTETVQEVSQRDERKTEVTEDTKVFNKSPASVDIMAVKPDDKTPEKVPEVESTSDSVSTVKTASVESALSPPIIENLEPAKASAPPNISEPNTVSSLNTDQEEIRIQGQSSLRDESKCEKRKCPRSRSSSPTIDGKKAVRQTASPVKSLPPLISVTPDTPDPVPSPVPEIQAQPQRATVSYTQSIDEEVSLRQQVAGVTQFVAFPTSQIPANFFSLASPIDSRYESEPSIMDMTQQLLRALRLAGTRAMRHFVGYVASRVSTEDRGEKIKEIELAICALLLLIAGLLILCFGSPRTVTHHHHWDYFNPPQ, via the exons ATG GTGGATTCATCGGCCCTGGAGGAGCTTCCGCTCCGTCGCGGCGCTCGGGGATTTCCCCAGCGGTTGCGTTCTCAGGCAGGAAAGCTGCGCTCCCGTCTGCGAGGAATACAGCGGCCGAGTTTCTCGTTGCCGGAACGACAAAAAACAGATAACAAGACGAAAACGACAAAAGTTGAAAAGCCGAAGGTGGCGAAGCCGAAGAGTGAAAAATCGCGGTTCTCGCTACCGGACAGACCAAAGTTCTCGATGCCGGAACGGCCGAAATTCAACTTTCCAGACCGGGCGAAATTCTCGATGCCCGAGCGGCCAAAGTTCAACATAAAACGGCCAAACATAAACCTGCCAACTCTGGGCCGCGTCCGGAAGCCACTGAAGGAGCGACAGAACTCGAGCGAATCAAACTCCAGCGCAAAACGCAACATATTCGACTTTTCAACGTATCCAAGACTCTTCGACAAGAAGTCGAAGAACCGGGGCGAGTACGCGACGTCATCGCCGAAAGCGTCACGCGGCCAATCGCCCGAAGTCGCGACCGTTCCCCGGGTCAAGAAGAAGGCGCCGATCGGCGCAAGGTGGGTGCAAAAATTCTCGGACCTAAAATTCGCGGACGATGAACCGGAGAGTGCGGTTGAGCGTTCGAAGCCCTGGCGCCATCCCTCGATAGAGGAACCTCAAGTCGCTTTTCGACGCGAGGCGACCGAATCCAGAGAGCGACTGCCCTGGGAGGAATCCGACGACCGTTCAATCGAGCCGCCGGCACCGCCGCTTCCACTTCCCGACGAAATAGCGGACGAAGAATCCCGCGAAGAACGCGCCAACCGGGACCGAGAAGAGGACGAGGACGTCGACTACGAGGAGGACTCCGCGGACATCGAGAACCGACGAATAATAGTCGCACTTCCGCTGGGTCACGGCTTGCTACCTAGTCCCGAAGAGGAGCTGGCAGCTCACGTCGTCGAGGAGGTTCCGGACCCGAGGCTCTATCCTCGTGGACTGCGTGGCGACTCTTTGGATGAGGAGATGCGAAGGCGGGGGGCGAAGGAAAAGTGGCAACACGAATCGGACGAGGAGATGACTGGGGAGCGAGCGGAGAAAGAGGTGGTCGGGGAACGGGATCCTTACGGGCACGATGAATACTCCGGGGAAATGGTACCGGGAGACAGTTACGGCCGTGGGTTTATGCCGATTGATCCACCGATGAAGTACGTTTTGGAGCGGGAGCAGACGCCGGAGGATTCGAGCATGAGGTCGGACCGGGAACAGCAGTCCAGTGGAAGTTCGTGTGACCGTCGACGCCGCGGTGTCCTCGAAGAGATAGACTCGGACGAGTTCTTCCTCCGCGCCAAGGGGATAAGTCAGGACGACATGAACCTGGGCCGGTTTCTGGCTAGCGAAATCCGTGACGCATTCAGGCCGACGCCAAACGCCCTTGCAGATCAGGAACTGGACCTCCGTCCGCCGACGCGTCCCGTCCGAACCCGGTCCCTCAGGAAGAAACGGTGGGACGAAACGCCACCCCCGGAATCGCACAATGCAACGCCACCGGCCCGTCCAAAGAGGGACAGACGACGCAGCGAGGACTCCGTCAGGGTCGAGGAATACGAGAGCTATTTGCCAGAGAAAGCTGGGAGCGTTTCCGGGTCTCGACACCGCGTCATGTATCAGACTGAAGCTGTTCCCCGAGCCGCTGAACCTCTGGATGATATCGTGGTCGTCAAGCCGGCTCGCAGGAAGTCCAGGTCCGTTGCCAGGAGCTGCTCGGATTTAGGATCTGACGCTCTTCCGCCACTTCCTACGCCCCCCACGCCTCCTGTTGCACCCAGGCGCCGGAAACGCGGCCGTCGTAATTTCGGCGCCAATGGAAACGGGCCGTACCTTAACGGGCACGGACCAACAACCACCATCTGCAACGGACATCGTCGGGACGTCGAGTGGTCAGAGGGAATCGACTATCCCCCTGAG GTTTCTAACGAGCCCGAAAACTTGAACCGCGAACAATTGCAGACCTTGGTGAACCGTCTGGATCACGAGTACATAGAGCCAGCTCCGATCGCGCCAAAGCGTAGGTCAAGGTCGCGGGGAACCTCGGTGGCAGACGACGACAGAACATCGAGAGGAGCTGAGTCGCTACCAGAGGTGAGCTACCTCGACGAGGAGGACGCAGCGGGTCAGGAGACGGACTCGCGTGATCTTCCGGGTTACGCTGTTGTCGACAAACGGGAAAAGCCCCCGAGACCACCGCCGCCGAGAAGACGTCGCGAAAAGTTCGCAACGTCGCCAAGAACCCCACCGACAACGGCGATTCCAACAGTGCCAGTGAGGCCCACCCGTGCCTACAGCACTTTGGGACCAGCAGCGAGACGGCGGTCACCCTCCGAGGACAGGTCGGTGAACCAGATGGACGTTACGCCGTACACAGAGCTCGACTCCGACGACCCGGACTGCAACGAGCTGCAGAGCGGTCAAGTCCTCAACAAGATTCAAGGCCGGCCACTTCCCGCTCCGCCAAGACCGCCCAGATCGCGTCGCGATGCTCCGGATCAGGCCAGCACAATCTCGAATGGCCTCGGCGAGGTTGCCGCGTCCACCCAGACAGACCCGCTGCCCGACGACGTGGTGATAGAGGAAGAGGTGACCAGGGCGAGACTCGTTATGACACCGTCGCGGGCTGGATCTCAGATCTTGGTTTCCACCGAGCGTGTCGCGACACCGACTTTCGGGAGAAATTCACCTGCTGTGCCACCATTGCCACAGTCAGTTCACTCCGAGAGGTTCGTCGAGCCGTCTGAAGAGGCCGAGACCGGAACGCCGGATCCTCGCGGATCCGAGGAGCGACCGGACAGACCGGTTACTCCGGCTAGACCCGCGAGTTCGCTCCTTCTTCAGCACGACGACAGGATCAGGATCGCAAGTCTGGAGGTAGGAGACCTTAAGGTGGAACGGCTGAATGTAAGTCAGCTTGAGGCCCACAAAATATCGGCATCTGAAGTAGATGCGATCGTTATTTCCGCCTCGGAGATgtcgaataattcgaatacGTCCAACGCGGAGGACAGTGGAATCCATCCGTCGCTACTCAGGGAGTTGATTGCGATCAGGAGTCACCTCGAACAAGCCGCTTTGGCTCGTCAGGGACGCGAGCCGACTCCTGAAAGTTCGCGGGTCCAGACTATCGACGAGAAGGTAAAAGACCAGCCTTTGTCCGCAGTCGACGAACTCATTGAGGCATTGAAGAAGTCTGACCACAGCGATGAGGGAACTGAAATCATggaagagagtgagagaattGATGAACAGGTTGAAActaatgatgaaaaaacattATTCGAAGCGCTTAAACCCATTGAGGAGGATCAGTCGATAAGTAAAACTGAAACTGTTCAGGAAGTTAGTCAGCGAGACGAGAGAAAGACGGAGGTTACAGAAGACACCAAGGTTTTCAACAAATCACCCGCATCCGTAGATATCATGGCGGTAAAACCCGATGATAAGACTCCCGAAAAAGTCCCCGAAGTTGAAAGCACCAGCGACTCGGTATCTACAGTAAAAACTGCAAGTGTTGAATCAGCTCTGTCACCACCGATTATCGAAAATCTTGAACCGGCCAAGGCTTCCGCACCGCCGAATATTTCCGAACCTAATACAGTATCCAGCTTGAACACTGACCAAGAAGAGATTCGGATTCAAGGCCAATCCTCTCTCAGAGACGAGAGCAAATGTGAAAAACGTAAGTGTCCGAGATCGAGGTCGTCCTCCCCGACGATAGACGGAAAAAAAGCTGTGAGGCAGACGGCTTCTCCAGTGAAATCGCTACCGCCGTTGATCTCGGTGACACCTGACACACCCGATCCAGTTCCTAGCCCAGTACCAGAAATCCAGGCACAGCCGCAGCGCGCAACTGTGTCTTACACTCAAAGCATAGACGAGGAGGTCTCTCTGAGGCAGCAGGTTGCCGGAGTCACACAGTTCGTGGCGTTCCCAACATCCCAAATTCCAGCAAACTTCTTCTCCCTAGCATCCCCGATCGACTCAAGGTATGAGTCTGAACCGAGTATAATGGACATGACCCAGCAGCTACTGAGGGCTCTTAGATTGGCTGGTACCAGAGCAATGAGGCATTTCGTTGGCTATGTCGCCTCCAGAGTAAGCACTGAAGACCGTGGCGAAAAGATCAAGGAAATTGAACTTGCAATATGCGCGCTGCTGCTATTGATAGCTGGCCTCCTCATTTTATGTTTTGGGTCACCGAGAACCGTGACGCATCATCATCATTGGGATTACTTCAACCCTCCGCAATGA